A single genomic interval of Cucumis sativus cultivar 9930 chromosome 5, Cucumber_9930_V3, whole genome shotgun sequence harbors:
- the LOC101203580 gene encoding importin subunit beta-1, translating to MALEVTQVLLNAQSIDATVRKQAEDSLRQFQEQNLPSFLLSLSNELGSEEKPVDSRKLAGLILKNALDAKEQHRKFELVQRWLSLDGNVKTQIKACLLNTLSSAVADARSTASQVIAKIAGIELPHKQWPELIGSLLLNVHQQSSHVKQATLETLGYLCEEVSPDVIDQDQVNRILTAVVQGMNASEGNNDVRLAATRSLYNALGFAQANFSNDMERDYIMRVVCESTLSPEVRIRQAAFECLVSIASTYYDKLARYIQDIFGITAKAVKEDEEPVALQAIEFWSSICDEEIDILEEYGEDFTGDSDIPCFYFIKQALPALVPMLLETLLKQEEDQDQDEGAWNIAMAGGTCLGLVARTVGDDIVPLVMPFIEENITKSDWRQREAATYAFGSILEGPAPEKLMPIVNVALGFMLSALTQDPNNHVKDTTAWTLGRIFEFLHGSTLDTPIINQANCQQIITVLLQSMKDVPNVAEKACGALYFLAQGYEDVGPSSPLTPFFQEIVQSLLTVTHREDAGESRLRTAAYETLNEVVRCSTDETAPMVLQLVPVIMMELHNTLEGQKLSSDERERQGELQGLLCGCLQVLIQKLGSSEPNKYAFMQYADQIMGLFLRVFACRNATVHEEAMLAIGALAYSTGPDFGKYMTEFYKYIEMGLQNFEEYQVCAVTVGVVGDICRALEDKILPYCDGIMTQLLKNLSSDQLHRSVKPPIFSCFGDIALAIGENFEKYLMYAMPMLQRAAELSAHTAGIDDEMTEYTNSLRNGILEAYSGIFQGFKSSPKTQLLVPYAPHILQFLDSIYMRKDMDEVVMKTAIGVLGDLADTLGSNAGSLIQQSVSSKDFLSECLSSDDHLIKESAEWAKLAISRAISI from the exons ATGGCATTGGAGGTTACGCAAGTTCTTCTGAATGCACAGTCTATCGATGCAACTGTGAGGAAGCAGGCAGAAGACAGTTTAAGGCAATTTCAGGAGCAAAACCTTCCCAGCTTTTTGCTGTCTCTCTCTAATGAATTAGGAAGCGAGGAAAAGCCAGTCGACAGTCGTAAATTGGCAGGTCTGATACTGAAGAATGCACTGGATGCCAAGGAACAACATAGAAAATTTGAGCTCGTTCAGAGATGGCTATCACTGGATGGCAATGTGAAGACCCAGATAAAGGCATGCTTGTTGAATACACTGTCTTCAGCAGTAGCTGATGCCAGGTCCACGGCATCCCAGGTCATTGCAAAGATTGCGGGTATTGAGTTGCCTCATAAGCAATGGCCTGAATTGATAGGTTCACTATTGTTAAATGTTCATCAACAATCGTCGCATGTCAAACAAGCCACCTTGGAGACCCTTGGTTATTTGTGTGAAGAAGTTTCTCCAGACGTCATAGATCAGGATCAGGTGAACAGGATATTGACAGCTGTTGTCCAGGGAATGAATGCATCCGAAGGAAACAATGATGTACGACTTGCTGCCACTCGATCCTTGTACAACGCTCTTGGGTTTGCTCAAGCAAACTTTAGCAATGATATGGAACGTGATTATATCATGAGAGTTGTTTGTGAGTCCACACTATCCCCTGAAGTGAGGATACGCCAGGCAGCTTTTGAATGTTTGGTTTCAATAGCGTCGACATACTATGACAAATTGGCTAGGTACATCCAGGATATTTTTGGCATTACCGCAAAGGCTGTTAAGGAGGATGAAGAACCTGTTGCTCTTCAGGCCATTGAGTTCTGGAGTTCTATTTGCGACGAGGAGATAGATATTTTGGAAGAGTATGGAGAAGATTTTACTGGGGATTCTGATATACCATGCTTTTATTTCATCAAGCAGGCACTACCTGCGCTTGTGCCCATGTTACTTGAGACACTTCTTAAGCAAGAAGAGGATCAGGATCAAGATGAAGGGGCTTGGAACATTGCCATGGCTGGGGGTACATGTCTTGGGCTAGTTGCACGAACAGTGGGCGATGATATTGTTCCACTTGTTATGCCATTCATTGAAGAGAACATAACAAAATCAGATTGGAGGCAGAGGGAGGCAGCCACATATgcttttggttcaattttagAGGGGCCTGCTCCAGAAAAATTGATGCCAATTGTGAACGTGGCCTTAGGGTTCATGCTGTCTGCCTTGACTCAGGATCCAAATAACCATGTGAAGGACACAACTGCATGGACCCTTGGACGGATATTTGAATTCCTTCATGGTTCAACTCTCGATACACCGATAATCAATCAGGCTAATTGTCAACAGATAATAACGGTTCTTCTCCAGAGCATGAAGGACGTTCCAAATGTGGCAGAGAAAGCCTGTGGTGCTCTCTATTTTCTTGCTCAGGGTTATGAAGATGTTGGCCCATCATCTCCTCTAACTccattttttcaagaaattgtTCAGTCCCTATTGACTGTTACTCACAGAGAAGATGCTGGGGAATCGCGGTTGAGGACTGCTGCGTATGAAACATTGAATGAAGTTGTGAGGTGTTCAACTGATGAAACAGCACCAATGGTGTTGCAACTTGTTCCTGTCATTATGATGGAATTGCACAATACGCTTGAGGGGCAAAAACTTTCGTCTGATGAAAGGGAGAGACAGGGAGAACTACAAGGCCTTCTCTGTGGATGCTTACAAGTTCTTATTCAGAAGCTAGGATCATCAGAGCCAAATAAGTATGCCTTCATGCAGTATGCGGACCAAATAATGGGACTTTTCCTTAGGGTATTTGCTTGCAGAAATGCCACTGTGCATGAGGAAGCAATGCTGGCGATTGGAGCTCTTGCATATTCAACAGGCCCTGATTTTGGTAAATACATGACCGAgttctataaatatatagaaatgggACTTCAGAATTTTGAGGAGTACCAAGTATGTGCCGTGACTGTTGGTGTGGTAGGGGACATATGCAGGGCATTGGAGGATAAGATTTTACCCTATTGTGATGGAATTATGACTCAGTTGCTCAAGAATTTATCCAGTGATCAATTGCATCGTTCTGTTAAGCCCCCTATTTTCTCATGCTTTGGTGATATAGCACTGGCTATAGGAGAGAATTTTGAGAAGTACTTGATGTATGCGATGCCCATGCTTCAAAGGGCAGCAGAGTTATCTGCACACACAGCAGGTATTGATGACGAAATGACTGAATATACAAATTCTTTGAGAAACGGGATTTTGGAGGCATATTCAGGAATCTTCCAAGGTTTCAAGAGCTCTCCAAAAACTCAGCTTTTAGTTCCTTATGCCCCACATATTCTTCAATTCTTGGATAGTATTTACATGAGAAAAGACAT GGATGAAGTTGTTATGAAAACTGCCATTGGAGTCCTTGGAGATTTGGCTGATACACTGGGGAGCAATGCTGGTTCCTTGATTCAGCAATCTGTCTCAAGCAAAGACTTTTTAAGTGAATGCTTGTCCTCTGATGACCATTTGATTAAAGAATCTGCTGAATGGGCTAAGTTGGCCATCAGCCGTGCCATTTCAATTTAG
- the LOC101203336 gene encoding nephrocystin-3, protein MATFLLLSSPSYSHCICKRASITCSSVCLQKCNIKLYAVPVGAFSCLSASTPSASSRAAFGAERKHVSSAFTPIGYQRSDHMHYRTDCNTVAEFEVQLEELLNEVRTLTMSGRKSDAVELLQANYEAVKEQMESGAVGIEQAAVLDIVALGYLTVGDLKFVASVLDILNKVVDSLTDGEPFLDSVLLHMGSMYSTLKKFEKSISVYKRAIDIMEKKFGEDSSFLITPILGMAKVLGTIGRAGKAVECYNRAISLLESSRGFENEDLVIPLISLGNLMLKEGKGKDAETCFARIVNIYEKLYGEKNGKVGMAMYSLANAKCARGEADEAVTLCRRALEIIKDSNDIALDDSTIEKMRIDLAELLHVLGRANEGRELLEECLLINERLKGKEHPSSVKHLVNLAASYSRSKNYVEAERLLRIGLDIMIKAVGSDDQSITVPMLNLAVTLYNLKQDNDAEQLALEVLRIRENAFGKDSLPVGEALDCLVSIQSRLGKDESELLKLLKRILTIQEKEFGEDGKEVIDTLKKIVFCMDKLGMKDEKFLLQKRLSMLRMKFKNQMRY, encoded by the exons ATGGCCACtttccttcttctctcttctccatCTTacag TCATTGCATTTGCAAAAGGGCATCAATCACATGCTCCTCAGTTTGCCTTCAGAAATGTAATATCAAGCTTTATGCGGTACCTGTTGGAGCTTTTTCTTGCCTCTCTGCATCAACACCTTCTGCTTCAAGTAGAGCTGCTTTTGGGGCTGAAAGGAAGCACGTTTCTTCTGCGTTCACTCCAATTGGGTATCAAAG GTCTGATCACATGCACTACCGTACTGATTGTAACACGGTGGCTGAATTTGAAGTTCAGTTGGAAGAATTACTCAATGAAGTCAGAACGTTGACCATGAGCGGGAGGAAGAGTGATGCTGTAGAGCTACTTCAAGCTAATTATGAAGCTGTAAAAGAACAAATGGAATCAGGCGCCGTTGGCATTGAACAAGCTGCTGTTCTTGACATCGTGGCTTTGGGGTATTTAACTGTTGGAGACTTGAAGTTTGTTGCTTCTGTGTTGGATATA TTGAACAAGGTTGTTGACAGTCTGACAGACGGTGAACCCTTTCTGGATTCAGTGCTTCTGCATATGGGGAGCATGTACTCAACCTTAAAAAAGTTTGAGAAATCAATATCTGTGTACAAGAGAGCAATTGATATCATGGAGAAAAAATTTG GAGAAGACAGTAGCTTTCTTATCACTCCAATTTTAGGGATGGCTAAAGTTCTTGGTACCATTGGAAGAGCTGGAAAGGCAGTAGAGTGCTACAATCGTGCAATTTCACTTCTGGAATCAAGCAGAGGCTTTGAGAACGAGGATTTGGTTATACCTTTGATTAGTCTGGGCAATCTTATGctcaaagaaggaaaaggcAAGGATGCAGAAACATGTTTTGCAAG GATTGTGAACATATATGAAAAGTTatatggagagaaaaatggaaaagtcGGAATGGCTATGTATTCTCTGGCTAATGCAAAATGTGCAAGAG GGGAAGCAGACGAAGCTGTTACCTTATGTAGAAGAGCTTTGGAGATTATCAAGGATTCAAATGATATTGCTTTAGATGACAGCACCATTGAGAAGATGAGGATTGATTTGGCAGAACTATTGCATGTTCTAGGAAG AGCGAATGAAGGCAGAGAACTTCTAGAAGAGTGTTTGTTGATCAATGAAAggttgaaaggaaaagagcATCCCAGTTCAGTGAAGCACCTTGTAAACCTTGCCGCTTCTTATTCACGGTCAAAGAATTATGTGGAGGCTGAGCGTTTGTTGCGAATTGGATTGGATATTATGATAAAGGCAGTGGGATCTGATGATCAATCAATTACAGTCCCAATGTTGAATCTTGCTGTCACTCTTTACAATCTAAAACAGGACAATGATGCTGAGCAACTTGCGCTTGAAGTCTTGCGAATAAGGGAAAATGCTTTTGGAAAAGATTCACTTCCTGTTG GTGAAGCTCTAGATTGTTTGGTTTCGATTCAGAGCAGGCTAGGGAAGGATGAAAGTGAGCTACTGAAGCTGCTGAAGAGAATTCTTACAATCCAGGAGAAAGAGTTCGGGGAAGATGGTAAAGAGGTCATCGACACCCTCAAGAAAATAGTCTTCTGCATGGACAAACTGGGAATGAAAGATGAGAAATTTCTACTTCAAAAACGACTATCCATGCTGCGGATGAAATTCAAGAACCAGATGCGATACTAA
- the LOC101203825 gene encoding acyl-CoA-binding domain-containing protein 1 isoform X1 produces MAEWQDFLQTLFIGLIFSYLVAKLISIVVSFKEDNLSLSRATSTPIPQSNEGVSKTKPIETDIGSGSGDFGFAHEADSVIAEHGSVRNDSIGGSDTDDDDWEGVESTELDELFSAATAFVAASAADRLSPKVSNEVQLQLYGYYKIATEGPCSTPQPSALKMTARAKWQAWQKLGAMPPEEAMQKYIDIVTELFPSWVAGASGKSKDGNADARSKDSRGPMGPVFSTFVYEETGNELELEDIHGFAREGELENLLKCIENGVSVNIKDSEGRTPLHWAVDRGHSNVVEVLVSRNADIDVKDVDGQTPLHYAVVCDREGIAEYLVKNNANVSEKDNEGKSPCDICESNWPFMVSAKK; encoded by the exons ATGGCTGAGTGGCAAGATTTTCTTCAAACCCTTTTCATAGGTCTCATATTCTCTTATCTTGTTGCTAAGTTGATCTCCATAGTCGTCTCTTTTAAGGAAgataatctctctctctctcgtgCTACCTCTACTCCCATTCCCCAATCCAACGAGGGAGTTTCCAAGACCAAGCCAATTGAAACCGATATCGGCTCGGGTTCTGGAGACTTTGGGTTCGCGCACGAGGCTGACTCTGTCATAGCCGAGCATGGTAGTGTTAGGAATGACAGTATTGGTGGGAGTGATACTGATGATGATGACTGGGAAGGGGTGGAGAGCACCGAATTGGACGAATTGTTCAGCGCGGCTACTGCTTTTGTTGCCGCCTCTGCAGCTGATCGGCTCTCACCCAAGGTATCCAACGAAGTACAGTTGCAGCTTTACGGCTACTACAAAATCGCTACCGAGGGGCCTTGCAGCACGCCGCAGCCGTCTGCCTTGAAAATGACAGCTCGGGCTAAGTG GCAAGCGTGGCAGAAATTGGGTGCTATGCCTCCTGAAGAAGCGATGCAAAAGTACATTGATATAGTTACTGAGTTGTTTCCATCTTGGGTGGCTGGTGCAAGTGGG AAGAGCAAAGATGGAAATGCTGATGCTAGAAGTAAAGATTCTAGAGGACCAATGGGGCCCGTCTTCAGCACTTTTGTATATGAAGAAACCGGGAATGAGTT GGAGCTGGAAGATATTCATGGCTTTGCTAGAGAAGGAGAATTGGAAAATTTGCTGAAGTGTATAGAAAATGGAGTTTCAGTGAATATCAAGG ACAGTGAAGGCAGAACCCCGTTGCACTGGGCGGTCGATCGTGGCCATTCTAATGTTGTGGAGGTGCTTGTTAGCAGGAATGCTGATATTGATGTTAAG GACGTTGATGGCCAAACTCCATTACATTATGCTGTTGTATGCGACCGAGAAGGGATTGCCGAATATCTTGTGAAGAACAATGCTAACGTTAGTGAAAAAGACAACGAAGGAAAGTCACCTTGTGATATTTGCGAGTCTAACTGGCCTTTCATGGTCTCTGCAAAGAAGTAG
- the LOC101217293 gene encoding uncharacterized protein LOC101217293, which produces MAAAEANPRKHLENHFTAQDDGYRDSKLSTPSFSLNSERNAASDHRAHGYNSPSKPAHIPTSYQLKSDKQPDFQHQKGFAVGWAKTLHAGVDNSSVRIVSKATVSVERHQNIEELEHRVCKSYVTTEAVSNNESVNTTKKTDCIDEFHYIEDHFDNQISEQGDKVSLDLESHWIGIEKTKPWWRSASKDELASLVARKSLENVQNCDLPQPRTKHQSKNELTCFECFDQDCFLNSPFTEMQLSSLNGYNRDIHPSGGMGVGSIGHSLRHQDHFSISRTDNEENNSSIISNLNSSKAQLLEALCHSQTRAREAEKAAQEADTEKKHIVSLFLRQATQLFAYKQWFQLLQLQNICLQLRNKDQPITGLFSDALPWDPCKGNQFNKPRNRRKKRDRDHRKFTMYDIAFAVGLSLAGASLLLGWTTGWLVPPMF; this is translated from the exons ATGGCTGCAGCAGAAGCAAATCCACGAAAGCATTTGGAAAACCACTTCACTGCCCAAGATGATGGTTACAGagattcaaaattatcaaCTCCATCGTTTTCCTTAAATTCAGAACGTAATGCTGCATCTGATCATAGAGCACATGGGTATAATTCTCCATCTAAACCTGCTCATATCCCAACATCTTATCAGTTGAAGTCAGATAAGCAACCCGATTTTCAGCATCAAAAGGGTTTTGCAGTAGGATGGGCAAAAACTTTGCATGCTGGAGTGGATAATTCAAGTGTCCGGATTGTAAGTAAAGCAACTGTATCTGTTGAAAGGCATCAAAACATAGAAGAACTTGAACATCGAGTTTGCAAGAGTTATGTTACCACTGAGGCTGTGAGCAACAATGAATCTGTAAACACGACTAAGAAAACAGACTGCATTGATGAGTTCCATTACATAGAAGATCATTTTGACAATCAGATCTCCGAGCAAGGAGATAAGGTTTCTCTTGATTTGGAGTCGCATTGGATTGGCATTGAGAAGACTAAGCCATGGTGGCGTTCTGCTAGTAAAGATGAGTTGGCTTCCTTGGTTGCTAGGAAATCACTTGAAAACGTGCAAAATTGTGATCTTCCTCAACCACGAACCAAACACCAGAGCAAAAATGAACTAACCTGTTTTGAGTGTTTTGATCAAGATTGCTTTCTCAATTCACCGTTTACTGAGATGCAATTATCTAGTTTGAATGGATATAACCGGGACATACATCCTTCAGGTGGCATGGGTGTCGGTAGTATAGGTCACTCGCTGCGTCATCAAGATCATTTCAG CATTAGCAGAACTgataatgaagaaaacaactcgagtattatttcaaatctgaATTCTAGCAAAGCACAATTGTTGGAAGCACTATGCCATTCACAAACTCGAGCAAGGGAGGCTGAGAAAGCGGCACAAGAAGCAGATACAGAGAAGAAGCACATTGTCTCACTCTTTCTCAGACAAGCCACCCAACTTTTTGCTTATAAGCAGTGGTTCCAGTTACTGCAATTACAGAACATTTGCCTTCAACTTAGGAACAAAGATCAACCAATCACTGGTCTGTTCTCAGATGCCTTGCCTTGGGACCCATGTAAAGGCAATCAGTTCAATAAACCTAGAAacagaaggaagaaaagggaCCGAGACCATCGTAAATTTACAATGTATGACATTGCTTTCGCCGTGGGATTGAGTCTTGCTGGTGCCAGTTTGCTCCTCGGATGGACTACAGGTTGGTTGGTTCCTCCTATGTTTTGA
- the LOC101203825 gene encoding acyl-CoA-binding domain-containing protein 1 isoform X2, producing the protein MAEWQDFLQTLFIGLIFSYLVAKLISIVVSFKEDNLSLSRATSTPIPQSNEGVSKTKPIETDIGSGSGDFGFAHEADSVIAEHGSVRNDSIGGSDTDDDDWEGVESTELDELFSAATAFVAASAADRLSPKVSNEVQLQLYGYYKIATEGPCSTPQPSALKMTARAKWQAWQKLGAMPPEEAMQKYIDIVTELFPSWVAGASGSKDGNADARSKDSRGPMGPVFSTFVYEETGNELELEDIHGFAREGELENLLKCIENGVSVNIKDSEGRTPLHWAVDRGHSNVVEVLVSRNADIDVKDVDGQTPLHYAVVCDREGIAEYLVKNNANVSEKDNEGKSPCDICESNWPFMVSAKK; encoded by the exons ATGGCTGAGTGGCAAGATTTTCTTCAAACCCTTTTCATAGGTCTCATATTCTCTTATCTTGTTGCTAAGTTGATCTCCATAGTCGTCTCTTTTAAGGAAgataatctctctctctctcgtgCTACCTCTACTCCCATTCCCCAATCCAACGAGGGAGTTTCCAAGACCAAGCCAATTGAAACCGATATCGGCTCGGGTTCTGGAGACTTTGGGTTCGCGCACGAGGCTGACTCTGTCATAGCCGAGCATGGTAGTGTTAGGAATGACAGTATTGGTGGGAGTGATACTGATGATGATGACTGGGAAGGGGTGGAGAGCACCGAATTGGACGAATTGTTCAGCGCGGCTACTGCTTTTGTTGCCGCCTCTGCAGCTGATCGGCTCTCACCCAAGGTATCCAACGAAGTACAGTTGCAGCTTTACGGCTACTACAAAATCGCTACCGAGGGGCCTTGCAGCACGCCGCAGCCGTCTGCCTTGAAAATGACAGCTCGGGCTAAGTG GCAAGCGTGGCAGAAATTGGGTGCTATGCCTCCTGAAGAAGCGATGCAAAAGTACATTGATATAGTTACTGAGTTGTTTCCATCTTGGGTGGCTGGTGCAAGTGGG AGCAAAGATGGAAATGCTGATGCTAGAAGTAAAGATTCTAGAGGACCAATGGGGCCCGTCTTCAGCACTTTTGTATATGAAGAAACCGGGAATGAGTT GGAGCTGGAAGATATTCATGGCTTTGCTAGAGAAGGAGAATTGGAAAATTTGCTGAAGTGTATAGAAAATGGAGTTTCAGTGAATATCAAGG ACAGTGAAGGCAGAACCCCGTTGCACTGGGCGGTCGATCGTGGCCATTCTAATGTTGTGGAGGTGCTTGTTAGCAGGAATGCTGATATTGATGTTAAG GACGTTGATGGCCAAACTCCATTACATTATGCTGTTGTATGCGACCGAGAAGGGATTGCCGAATATCTTGTGAAGAACAATGCTAACGTTAGTGAAAAAGACAACGAAGGAAAGTCACCTTGTGATATTTGCGAGTCTAACTGGCCTTTCATGGTCTCTGCAAAGAAGTAG
- the LOC101217759 gene encoding importin subunit beta-1, with protein sequence MALEVTQVLLNAQSIDATVRKQAEDSLRQFQEQNLPSFLLSLSNELGSEEKPVDSRKLAGLILKNALDAKEQHRKFELVQRWLSLDGNVKTQIKACLLNTLSSAVADARSTASQVIAKIAGIELPHKQWPELIGSLLLNVHQQSSHVKQATLETLGYLCEEVSPDVIDQDQVNRILTAVVQGMNASEGNNDVRLAATRSLYNALGFAQANFSNDMERDYIMRVVCESTLSPEVRIRQAAFECLVSIASTYYDKLARYIQDIFGITAKAVKEDEESVALQAIEFWSSICDEEIDILEEYGEDFTGDSDIPCFYFIKQALPALVPMLLETLLKQEEDQDQDEGAWNIAMAGGTCLGLVARTVGDDIVPLVMPFIEENITKSDWRQREAATYAFGSILEGPAPEKLMPIVNVALAFMLTALTQDPNNHVKDTTAWTLGRIFEFLHGSTLDTPIINQANCQQIITVLLQSMKDVPNVAEKACGALYFLAQGYEDVGSSSPLTPFFQEIVQSLLTVTHREDAGESRLRTAAYETLNEVVRCSTEETASMVVQLVPVIMMELHNTLEGQKLSSDERERQGELQGLLCGCLQVLIQRLGSSEPTKYMFMQYADNMMGLFLRVFACRNATVHEEAMLAIGALAYATGPEFAKYMTEFYKYIEMGLQNFEEYQVCAVTVGVVGDVCRALEDKILPYCDGIMTQLLKNLSSDQLHRSVKPPIFSCFGDIALAIGENFEKYLMYAMPMLQRAAELSAHTAGADDEMTEYTNSLRNGILEAYSGIFQGFKSSPKTQLLIPYAPHILQFLDSIYMGKDMDEVVMKTAIGVLGDLADTLGSNAGSLIQQSVSSKDFLSECLSSDDHLIKESAEWAKLAISRAISI encoded by the exons ATGGCATTGGAGGTTACGCAAGTTCTTCTGAATGCACAGTCTATCGATGCAACTGTGAGGAAGCAGGCAGAAGACAGTTTGAGGCAATTTCAGGAGCAAAACCTTCCCAGTTTTTTGCTGTCTCTCTCTAATGAATTAGGAAGCGAGGAAAAGCCGGTCGACAGTCGTAAATTGGCAGGTCTGATACTGAAGAATGCACTGGATGCCAAGGAACAACATAGAAAATTTGAGCTCGTTCAGAGATGGCTATCACTGGATGGCAATGTGAAGACCCAGATAAAGGCATGCTTGTTGAATACACTGTCTTCAGCAGTAGCTGATGCCAGGTCCACGGCATCCCAGGTCATCGCAAAGATTGCGGGTATTGAGTTGCCTCATAAGCAATGGCCTGAGTTGATAGGTTCACTATTGTTAAATGTTCATCAACAATCGTCGCATGTCAAACAAGCCACCTTGGAGACCCTTGGTTATTTGTGTGAGGAAGTTTCTCCAGACGTCATAGATCAAGATCAGGTGAACAGGATATTGACAGCTGTTGTCCAGGGAATGAATGCATCCGAAGGAAACAATGATGTGCGACTTGCTGCCACTCGATCCTTGTACAATGCTCTTGGGTTTGCTCAAGCAAACTTTAGCAATGATATGGAACGTGATTATATCATGAGAGTTGTTTGTGAGTCCACACTGTCCCCTGAAGTGAGGATACGCCAGGCAGCTTTTGAATGTTTGGTTTCAATTGCATCGACATACTATGACAAATTGGCCCGGTACATCCAGGATATTTTTGGCATTACCGCAAAGGCTGTTAAGGAGGATGAAGAATCTGTTGCTCTTCAGGCCATTGAATTCTGGAGTTCTATTTGCGATGAGGAGATAGATATTTTGGAAGAGTATGGAGAAGATTTTACCGGTGATTCTGATATACCATGCTTTTATTTCATCAAGCAGGCACTGCCTGCGCTTGTGCCCATGTTACTTGAGACACTTCTTAAGCAAGAAGAGGATCAGGATCAAGATGAAGGGGCTTGGAACATTGCCATGGCTGGGGGTACATGTCTTGGGCTAGTTGCACGAACAGTGGGCGATGATATTGTTCCACTTGTCATGCCATTCATTGAAGAGAACATAACAAAATCAGATTGGAGGCAGAGGGAGGCAGCCACTTACgcttttggttcaattttagAGGGGCCTGCTCCAGAAAAATTGATGCCAATTGTGAACGTGGCTTTAGCGTTCATGCTGACTGCCTTGACTCAGGATCCAAATAACCATGTAAAGGACACAACTGCATGGACCCTTGGACGGATATTTGAATTCCTTCATGGTTCAACTCTAGATACACCAATAATTAATCAGGCTAATTGTCAACAAATAATTACAGTTCTGCTCCAGAGCATGAAGGACGTTCCAAATGTGGCAGAGAAAGCCTGTGGTGCTCTCTATTTTCTTGCTCAGGGTTATGAAGATGTTGGCTCATCATCTCCTCTAACTccattttttcaagaaattgtTCAGTCCCTATTGACTGTTACTCACAGAGAAGATGCTGGGGAATCGCGGTTGAGGACTGCTGCATATGAAACGTTGAATGAAGTTGTGAGGTGTTCAACCGAGGAAACGGCCTCAATGGTGGTGCAACTGGTACCAGTCATCATGATGGAGTTGCACAACACCCTCGAGGGTCAAAAGCTCTCATCTGATGAAAGGGAGAGGCAAGGTGAATTGCAGGGCCTGCTTTGTGGATGTCTACAGGTTCTTATTCAGAGGCTAGGCTCATCAGAGCCTACAAAGTATATGTTCATGCAGTATGCGGACAATATGATGGGTCTTTTCCTGAGGGTCTTTGCTTGTAGAAATGCTACGGTTCATGAGGAGGCCATGCTGGCCATTGGTGCTCTTGCTTATGCAACTGGCCCGGAATTTGCCAAGTACATGACTGAgttctataaatatatagaaatgggGCTTCAGAATTTTGAAGAGTACCAAGTTTGTGCTGTCACTGTTGGTGTTGTAGGGGATGTATGCAGGGCATTGGAAGATAAGATTTTGCCTTACTGTGATGGCATTATGACTCAGCTGCTTAAGAATTTGTCTAGTGATCAATTGCATCGCTCTGTTAAACCCCCTATTTTCTCGTGCTTTGGTGATATAGCACTGGCTATAGGGgagaattttgagaaatacTTGATGTATGCCATGCCAATGCTCCAGCGGGCAGCAGAACTATCTGCACACACTGCCGGTGCTGATGATGAAATGACCGAGTATACGAACTCCTTGAGAAATGGTATTTTGGAGGCATATTCAGGGATCTTCCAAGGTTTCAAGAGCTCTCCAAAAACTCAGCTCTTGATCCCTTATGCTCCTCATATACTTCAATTTTTGGATAGTATATACATGGGAAAAGACAT GGATGAGGTTGTGATGAAAACTGCCATTGGGGTCCTCGGAGATTTAGCAGACACACTAGGAAGCAATGCGGGTTCTCTGATTCAGCAATCGGTCTCAAGCAAAGACTTTTTAAGTGAATGTTTGTCATCAGATGATCATTTGATTAAAGAATCTGCCGAGTGGGCCAAATTGGCCATCAGCCGTGCCATTTCCATTTGA